Proteins encoded within one genomic window of Diorhabda sublineata isolate icDioSubl1.1 chromosome 1, icDioSubl1.1, whole genome shotgun sequence:
- the LOC130446067 gene encoding lachesin, which produces MMATHYILFCLPFVFMLVQHNYAQRSPTISYITQTQIKDIGGTVELLCSVQYTQEYSVIWMKVDKTQTSLSLPISTGSSLILHDSRFSLRYDPSSSTYLLQIKDIQETDAGYYQCQILISPSNRVTAEVELQVRRPPFISDNSTRSIVVSEGEAVEMECYAGGYPTPRISWRRENNAILPTGGSIYRGNILKIRSIRKEDRGTYYCVAENGVGRGTKRNIAVEVEFAPVVVVPRPRLGQALQFDMDLECHVEAYPPPAITWEKDDITLSNNQHYSISHFAVADEFTDTTLRVITIEKRQYGQYVCKAANKLGSAEGRVELFETIIPVCPPACGTARYAGAATISTSTAALFFMVVIFIFRSFRTQS; this is translated from the exons ATGATGGCGACccattatattttgttttgtttaccGTTTGTGTTTATGTTGGTGCAACATA ATTATGCTCAGAGGTCCCCAACAATATCGTATATAACTCAAACTCAAATCAAAGATATTGGTGGTACAGTAGAGCTTCTGTGTTCTGTACAATATACTCAGGAGTATTCTGTGATATGGATGAAAGTTGACAAAACACAAACGTCTCTCAGTTTACCAATTTCTACAGGTAGTTCACTGATTTTACACGATTCAAGATTTTCATTGAGATATGATCCT AGTAGTTCAACCTATCTACTACAAATTAAGGACATTCAAGAAACAGATGCAGGTTACTATCAATGTCAAATTCTTATATCACCCAGCAATAGAGTAACAGCAGAAGTAGAACTACAAGTGAGGAGACCACCTTTCATCTCCGATAATTCAACAAGATCAATAGTTGTATCAGAAGGAGAAG cTGTTGAAATGGAATGCTATGCAGGAGGATATCCAACACCTAGAATATCATGgagacgtgaaaataatgccaTATTGCCTACAGGTGGCTCAATTTACAGAGGAAATATTCTAAAGATCAGATCAATTCGCAAAGAAGACCGAGGTACTTACTATTGTGTTGCTGAAAATGGCGTCGGAAGAGGAACAAAAA gaAACATTGCTGTGGAAGTCGAATTTGCTCCTGTTGTTGTAGTTCCAAGACCTAGACTTGGCCAAGCACTTCAATTTGACATGGATTTAGAATGCCACGTAGAAGCTTACCCTCCTCCTGCCATAACGTGGGAAAAAGACGATATtactttatcaaataatcaaCATTATTCTATATCACATTTTGCGGTCGCTGACGAATTTACAGATACCACCCTTAGGGttattacaattgaaaaaagGCAATATGGACAGTATGTATGCAAAGCTGCAAATAAATTGGGATCTGCTGAAGGAAGGGTTGAATTATTCG AAACAATCATCCCTGTATGTCCCCCTGCCTGTGGTACCGCTAGGTATGCTGGCGCCGCTACAATTTCAACTAGTACAGCTGCCCTGTTCTTTATGGTGGTCATCTTTATTTTTAG AAGTTTCCGAACCCAATCCTAA